One window of Candidatus Mycobacterium wuenschmannii genomic DNA carries:
- a CDS encoding SDR family oxidoreductase codes for MVNRGALALSVPDLSGRQAVVTGANSGLGFGLAKRLAEAGADVVLAIRTRSKGEAAVAAIRADVPHAKLTIRTLDLASLKSVAALGRELVAEGRPVDILINNAGVMTPPKREQTDDGFELQFGANHLGHFALTGHLLPLLRAARVVTVSSLAAGQRKVDFTDANARSGYQPMGSYGIAKLAQLIFALELNRRSSEGNWGVLSNAAHPGLSKTNLLSGASYGAGKPTLSARLARLSWRLIPFMWLDVDEGIKPTLYAAASPDAEGGAYYGPRGLYETSGGGVTFARLPALARDQDVVDRVWRMSEELTGVTYPPVTARHRY; via the coding sequence ATGGTGAACCGCGGTGCTCTCGCGCTGTCCGTACCCGACCTGTCGGGCCGCCAGGCCGTGGTCACCGGCGCCAACAGCGGCCTGGGTTTCGGCCTGGCGAAGCGGCTCGCGGAGGCGGGCGCCGACGTCGTGCTCGCGATCCGCACCCGGTCCAAGGGCGAAGCCGCCGTGGCCGCGATCCGCGCCGACGTCCCGCACGCCAAGCTGACCATCAGGACGCTGGACCTCGCATCGCTGAAAAGCGTTGCCGCACTGGGCCGTGAGCTGGTCGCCGAAGGCCGGCCGGTCGACATCCTGATCAACAACGCCGGGGTGATGACACCGCCGAAGCGGGAGCAGACCGACGACGGCTTCGAACTGCAGTTCGGTGCCAACCACCTCGGGCACTTCGCCTTGACGGGCCATCTGCTGCCGCTGCTGCGTGCCGCACGGGTCGTGACGGTCAGCAGCCTGGCCGCCGGCCAGCGCAAGGTCGACTTCACCGACGCCAACGCACGCAGCGGGTACCAGCCGATGGGCTCATACGGTATCGCGAAACTCGCGCAGTTGATCTTCGCGCTCGAACTGAATCGTCGTAGCAGTGAGGGCAATTGGGGCGTGCTGTCCAACGCCGCCCACCCCGGGCTGAGCAAGACGAACCTGCTCAGTGGGGCGTCGTACGGCGCGGGAAAGCCGACGCTGTCGGCGCGCCTGGCCCGGCTGTCCTGGCGGCTGATCCCGTTCATGTGGCTCGACGTCGACGAGGGCATCAAGCCCACGCTGTATGCCGCGGCATCACCGGACGCGGAGGGCGGCGCCTACTACGGGCCGCGCGGGCTGTACGAAACCTCCGGCGGTGGAGTCACTTTCGCACGCCTGCCGGCGTTGGCGCGCGACCAAGACGTCGTCGACCGGGTGTGGCGGATGTCCGAAGAGCTCACCGGCGTCACCTATCCGCCCGTAACCGCCAGGCACCGGTACTGA
- a CDS encoding cytochrome P450 produces MSDTLIPDYPMAREARCPLAPAPIALQLNATKQLSRVRIWDGSTPWLITGYEAIRSLFTDARASVDDRKPGYPHWNEGMQATVDKRPRSVFTADAEEHTRFRRMLSKPFTFKRVEGLRPAVQKITDDHVDAILAGPQPAELVETLALPVPSLVISQLLGVPYSDAEFFQQQASRGMGRYASAEESAEGATELARYIAKLVRTRMENPTEDLVGDLAERVNAEELSVREAAQLATGVLIAGHETTANMISLAIVALLEHPDQLKLLRDTDDPKVVATAVEELMRYLSIIQTGQRRIATEDIELDGELIRAGEGIILDVPPANWDARRYPNPDQLDLLREDNPHVGFGYGRHQCVGQQLARMELQIVLHTLFRRIPTLRLAAPIDELPFKHDALAYGIYELPVTW; encoded by the coding sequence ATGTCTGACACTTTGATCCCGGACTATCCGATGGCCCGCGAGGCGCGCTGCCCGTTGGCCCCCGCGCCAATTGCATTGCAGCTCAACGCCACCAAGCAACTGAGCAGGGTCCGGATCTGGGACGGCAGCACGCCGTGGCTGATCACCGGCTACGAGGCTATCCGCTCGTTGTTCACCGATGCGCGCGCCAGCGTCGACGACCGCAAGCCCGGCTACCCGCACTGGAACGAGGGCATGCAGGCCACCGTCGACAAGCGGCCGCGCTCGGTGTTCACCGCGGATGCCGAGGAGCACACCAGGTTTCGGCGCATGCTGTCCAAGCCGTTCACCTTCAAGCGGGTCGAGGGTCTACGCCCGGCCGTCCAGAAGATCACCGACGACCACGTCGACGCGATCCTGGCCGGCCCGCAGCCCGCCGAGCTGGTCGAGACCTTGGCGCTGCCGGTCCCGTCGCTGGTGATCAGTCAGCTTCTGGGCGTGCCGTATTCGGACGCTGAGTTCTTTCAGCAGCAGGCCAGCCGAGGGATGGGTCGTTACGCCAGCGCCGAGGAGTCGGCCGAAGGCGCCACCGAGCTGGCGCGCTACATCGCCAAGTTGGTGCGCACCCGGATGGAGAACCCGACCGAGGACCTGGTCGGCGATCTCGCCGAGCGGGTCAACGCCGAGGAGCTCAGTGTGCGGGAGGCGGCGCAGCTGGCCACCGGGGTGCTGATTGCCGGGCACGAGACCACGGCCAACATGATCAGCCTGGCGATCGTCGCCCTGCTGGAGCACCCCGACCAGCTGAAGCTGTTGCGTGACACCGACGATCCGAAGGTCGTCGCCACCGCCGTCGAAGAATTGATGCGCTACCTCAGCATCATCCAGACCGGCCAGCGGCGGATCGCGACCGAGGACATCGAACTCGACGGTGAGCTGATCCGGGCCGGCGAGGGCATCATCCTCGACGTCCCGCCGGCGAACTGGGACGCGCGGCGCTACCCCAACCCGGATCAGCTGGATCTGCTGCGCGAGGACAACCCGCACGTCGGCTTCGGTTACGGCCGGCACCAGTGCGTCGGGCAGCAGCTGGCCCGGATGGAGCTGCAGATCGTGCTGCACACGCTGTTTCGCCGCATCCCGACGCTGCGGCTGGCGGCACCGATCGACGAGCTGCCGTTCAAGCACGACGCGCTGGCGTATGGAATTTACGAGCTGCCTGTCACATGGTGA
- a CDS encoding TetR/AcrR family transcriptional regulator: MFTGSVTAARVLRNDRSTGTREVILAAAERLFAERGMYAVSNRQISEAAGQGNNAAACYHFGTRTDLLRAIESKHRVPIEELRAQMLADVSRSNELRDWVGTLVRPLTDHLAALGNPSWYARFAAQAMADPTYRQVVTKDALGSEVLVRAIDGINRCLPDLPKRVRFERMVMARNLLMHTCAEHEGELAEHGPRARSSWPTAAEGLTDAIVGLWRAPVTDLGSSREKERHV, translated from the coding sequence GTGTTCACTGGGTCGGTGACCGCCGCCCGAGTCCTGCGTAACGATCGATCCACGGGAACCCGGGAAGTGATCCTCGCGGCGGCCGAGCGATTGTTTGCCGAGCGCGGCATGTACGCGGTATCCAACCGGCAGATCAGCGAGGCGGCCGGCCAAGGCAACAACGCCGCGGCGTGTTACCACTTCGGCACGCGGACCGACCTGTTGCGCGCGATCGAGAGCAAGCACCGCGTGCCGATCGAGGAACTGCGTGCGCAGATGCTCGCCGACGTCTCGAGGTCGAACGAGTTGCGGGACTGGGTGGGCACCCTCGTCCGTCCGCTCACCGATCACCTCGCCGCACTGGGCAATCCGAGTTGGTATGCGCGCTTCGCCGCGCAGGCGATGGCCGATCCGACCTACCGGCAGGTGGTCACCAAAGATGCTCTCGGGTCCGAGGTGCTGGTGCGGGCGATCGACGGCATCAACCGCTGCCTACCCGACCTGCCCAAGCGGGTGCGGTTCGAGCGCATGGTGATGGCCCGAAACCTGTTGATGCACACCTGCGCCGAGCACGAGGGCGAACTCGCCGAACACGGGCCGCGGGCGCGGTCCAGCTGGCCGACCGCGGCCGAGGGGCTGACCGATGCGATCGTCGGCCTGTGGCGCGCGCCGGTGACCGACTTGGGTTCGTCACGTGAGAAGGAGCGGCATGTCTGA
- a CDS encoding bifunctional diguanylate cyclase/phosphodiesterase: protein MPRNLVTRVATRLMETTASTVAEVNEQVLAELVEHLDIDCAFLRHNDHKVRVSKLVALWPPRRDRSVPDPSAIAHFSSADPVLALCEHGKKLTIVRPEPSEATAERWVAAAQERWGLDASKITSPSVVAAPLISGGVTTGQLTCVRFKKKKWKTEELNAIQTVASLLAQLQARITAEAKLRNLAERDDLTGLHNRRALMAHLSERLAAGQPGPVPVLYLDLDRLKSINDYLGHTAGDWYIRTFAEQLRMKAGVKSMTARLGGDEFVVVPDRSMSLEAAEKTADELCAALRDRMALGGHMITRTVSIGVAVGTPGRDNTSDLLHRADEAVLSAKRAGGNNVATSNDDMSLQRLFRNDIEMHLRGDIDSDALLLHYLPEVDLWTGAIVAVEALVRWRHPTWGLLLPESFIGIVESANLGGDLGLWVMRTAMAEFSRWRSRGVGRDTTLRLNVSPAQLVNRGFVSSVAETIDEFGIDGGSVCLEITERAVVRDIDTTRKTLEALKEVGVQIAIDDFGTGYAVLSHLKSLPVDILKIDTSFVRDLGTSSRDLAIVRAIIGLAEAFDLQLVAEGVETPAAALTLMRHGCHRAQGYLLSRPLPGQAMESLLSTRWMPMPFLADSQALSSTTI from the coding sequence TTGCCGCGCAATCTCGTCACCCGGGTCGCCACGCGACTGATGGAGACGACGGCGTCGACGGTTGCGGAAGTCAACGAGCAGGTCCTTGCCGAACTCGTCGAGCATCTCGACATCGATTGCGCGTTCCTGCGGCACAACGACCACAAGGTCAGGGTGTCCAAGCTGGTGGCGCTGTGGCCGCCGCGGCGCGACCGGTCGGTGCCCGACCCGTCGGCCATCGCCCACTTCAGCAGTGCCGACCCGGTCCTGGCGCTGTGCGAGCACGGCAAGAAGTTGACGATCGTCCGGCCGGAGCCTTCCGAGGCCACCGCCGAGCGCTGGGTGGCGGCGGCTCAGGAGCGCTGGGGTCTCGACGCATCGAAGATCACCTCGCCGTCGGTCGTCGCGGCACCACTCATCTCCGGCGGCGTCACCACCGGGCAGCTCACCTGCGTGCGGTTCAAGAAGAAGAAGTGGAAAACCGAGGAGCTCAACGCAATTCAGACGGTCGCATCGCTGTTGGCCCAGCTGCAGGCCCGCATCACCGCCGAGGCGAAGCTGCGCAACCTCGCCGAGCGCGACGATCTGACCGGTCTGCACAACCGCCGCGCGCTGATGGCCCATCTGTCCGAGCGCCTCGCCGCCGGCCAGCCGGGCCCGGTCCCGGTGTTGTACCTGGACCTCGACCGGCTGAAGTCGATCAACGACTATCTCGGCCACACGGCCGGCGATTGGTACATCCGCACGTTCGCCGAGCAGCTTCGGATGAAGGCCGGCGTCAAGAGCATGACCGCCCGCCTCGGCGGCGACGAGTTCGTCGTCGTCCCCGACCGCTCGATGTCGTTGGAGGCGGCGGAGAAGACGGCCGACGAACTCTGCGCGGCACTGCGCGATCGGATGGCCCTGGGCGGCCACATGATCACCCGGACGGTCAGCATCGGCGTCGCGGTCGGCACACCGGGCCGCGACAACACCAGCGACCTGTTGCACCGCGCGGACGAGGCCGTGTTGAGCGCCAAACGGGCCGGCGGCAACAACGTCGCGACCTCCAATGACGACATGTCGCTGCAGCGCCTGTTCCGCAACGACATCGAGATGCACCTGCGCGGCGATATCGACAGCGACGCGCTGCTCCTGCACTACCTGCCCGAGGTCGACCTGTGGACCGGCGCAATCGTGGCCGTCGAGGCGCTGGTCCGATGGCGGCATCCGACCTGGGGGCTGCTGCTGCCGGAGTCGTTCATCGGCATCGTCGAGTCCGCCAACCTGGGCGGCGATCTGGGTCTATGGGTGATGCGCACCGCGATGGCGGAATTCAGTCGCTGGCGTTCGCGCGGCGTCGGGCGAGACACCACCCTGCGGCTGAATGTGTCGCCGGCACAGCTGGTCAACCGGGGCTTCGTCAGCAGCGTCGCCGAGACCATCGACGAATTCGGCATCGACGGCGGCTCGGTGTGCCTGGAAATCACTGAGCGGGCGGTGGTTCGCGACATCGACACCACCCGCAAGACCCTGGAAGCGCTCAAAGAAGTCGGGGTCCAAATCGCCATCGACGACTTCGGAACCGGCTACGCAGTGCTGTCGCACCTCAAGTCGCTGCCGGTCGACATTCTCAAGATTGACACATCTTTTGTTCGAGATTTAGGCACCAGCAGCCGGGATTTGGCCATCGTAAGGGCGATTATCGGCCTCGCCGAGGCCTTTGACCTGCAGTTAGTGGCCGAAGGGGTGGAGACTCCAGCGGCCGCTCTGACGCTGATGCGGCATGGGTGCCATCGAGCCCAAGGATACTTATTATCGCGTCCTCTCCCCGGTCAGGCCATGGAATCGCTACTCTCGACACGTTGGATGCCGATGCCATTCCTGGCGGACAGCCAGGCTCTGTCTTCGACCACGATCTGA
- a CDS encoding TetR family transcriptional regulator has translation MNEVSDKRSDTTREQILRAAAHQFAQRPYYAVGLDDILAEAQLTKGAMYFHFRSKHALALAIVDEQTAKSGVAVKELLTRKLSGLETLIDVSYLIAMADITENVTRAAFNLLESVGRTEKLQERLLGGWIQLLGEIAGRGVREGDIIDRGDPEDIGRLLVSIYMGMRQASHLDDPVVLLGDYEKALSTVLRGIVQPDKIDYFGQFLKRRTALAIKAVSPTP, from the coding sequence ATGAACGAAGTAAGCGACAAGCGCTCGGACACGACCCGCGAGCAGATTCTGCGTGCCGCGGCGCACCAATTCGCCCAGCGCCCCTATTACGCCGTCGGCCTCGACGACATTCTGGCCGAGGCGCAGTTGACCAAGGGCGCGATGTATTTCCACTTCCGCTCCAAACACGCGTTGGCGCTCGCGATCGTCGACGAGCAGACCGCGAAGTCGGGCGTCGCGGTGAAGGAATTGCTCACTCGTAAGTTGTCGGGCCTGGAGACGTTGATCGACGTCTCGTATCTGATCGCCATGGCCGACATCACCGAAAACGTGACACGTGCGGCGTTCAACCTGCTCGAGTCCGTCGGCCGCACGGAAAAGCTCCAGGAGCGGCTGCTGGGGGGCTGGATTCAGCTGCTCGGGGAGATTGCCGGGCGCGGGGTCCGTGAGGGCGACATCATCGACCGCGGCGACCCCGAGGACATCGGCCGGCTGCTGGTCTCGATCTACATGGGGATGCGTCAGGCCAGCCACCTCGACGACCCGGTCGTGCTGCTCGGCGACTACGAGAAGGCGCTGTCGACGGTTCTGCGGGGAATCGTGCAACCGGACAAGATCGATTACTTCGGGCAATTCCTGAAGCGCCGCACGGCGCTGGCGATCAAGGCCGTTTCGCCAACGCCCTGA
- a CDS encoding PAS domain-containing protein: MATLKQLPALVVLERIPIPVLAIANDGALVFANSAFSEMVGRSRDDVLLLKFDEIFHLPLTTGSAVAMVQSLANEVVELAHQDGSSVHALMSKSALIRADDDIALATFHDLTEQLWLDER; this comes from the coding sequence ATGGCAACCCTGAAACAGTTGCCCGCCCTGGTCGTGCTGGAGCGCATTCCGATTCCGGTGCTGGCGATCGCCAATGACGGAGCACTGGTCTTCGCCAATTCGGCGTTCTCCGAAATGGTCGGTCGCTCCCGCGACGACGTTCTACTGCTGAAATTCGATGAGATTTTCCATCTGCCGCTCACGACCGGATCGGCCGTGGCGATGGTGCAATCGCTGGCCAATGAGGTCGTCGAATTGGCACATCAGGACGGGTCGAGCGTGCACGCATTGATGAGCAAGTCGGCGCTGATTCGTGCCGACGATGATATCGCGCTCGCGACATTCCACGATTTGACCGAGCAGCTGTGGCTCGACGAGCGCTAG
- a CDS encoding DUF3349 domain-containing protein produces the protein MPLSRLLARIVAYLRAGYPDGVPSNDYVPLLALLRRRLSDDEVLEVATELMATAPTPIEGADVRVAITKLIDDLPSSEDTERVERRLVAAGWPVTDAQGFLG, from the coding sequence ATGCCGCTGTCGAGGTTGCTCGCGCGGATCGTCGCCTACCTGCGAGCGGGCTACCCCGACGGCGTCCCGTCCAACGATTACGTGCCGCTGTTGGCTCTGCTGCGCCGGCGACTGTCCGACGACGAGGTGCTCGAGGTCGCCACGGAGTTGATGGCTACCGCACCCACCCCGATCGAGGGCGCCGACGTGCGCGTTGCCATCACCAAATTGATCGACGACCTGCCGTCGTCGGAGGACACCGAGCGGGTCGAGCGGCGATTGGTGGCGGCCGGCTGGCCGGTCACCGACGCCCAGGGCTTTCTGGGGTGA
- the phoU gene encoding phosphate signaling complex protein PhoU — protein MRTAFHEQLDALTDTLSNMCGLAGVAMDLATRALLEADLAIAEQVIGEHERIVELQRKAEETAFVLLALQSPVAGDLRLVVGSLQNVADAERMGGLALHVAKIARRRHPNHVLPEEVRSHFEEMGRVAVELGESAKAVVVSKDSQRAADISSEDDAMDRLHQQLFNVLMDTEWKHGVAAAVDITLLGRFYERFADHAVEIGRRVVFETTGGTVEQ, from the coding sequence ATGCGGACGGCGTTTCACGAGCAACTCGACGCGCTGACGGACACGCTCAGCAACATGTGCGGTCTCGCCGGGGTGGCGATGGATCTTGCCACCCGCGCGCTCCTGGAAGCGGATCTGGCGATCGCCGAGCAGGTGATCGGCGAGCACGAGCGCATCGTGGAGCTGCAGAGGAAGGCCGAGGAGACTGCTTTCGTGCTGCTCGCGCTGCAGTCGCCGGTGGCCGGCGACCTGCGCTTGGTGGTCGGCTCGCTGCAGAACGTGGCCGACGCCGAGCGGATGGGCGGTCTCGCACTGCACGTGGCGAAGATTGCGCGCCGCCGCCACCCCAACCACGTGCTGCCCGAAGAGGTACGGAGCCACTTCGAGGAGATGGGACGCGTGGCGGTCGAACTCGGTGAAAGTGCCAAAGCCGTTGTGGTGTCCAAGGATTCGCAGCGAGCGGCCGACATCAGTAGCGAGGACGACGCGATGGATCGGCTGCACCAGCAGTTGTTCAACGTGTTGATGGACACCGAGTGGAAGCACGGCGTAGCCGCCGCCGTCGACATCACCCTGCTCGGCCGGTTCTACGAACGCTTCGCCGACCACGCCGTCGAGATCGGCCGCCGCGTGGTCTTCGAGACGACGGGCGGAACCGTCGAACAATAG
- a CDS encoding ArsR/SmtB family transcription factor yields the protein MPTDTVDPWAALADGTRRTIFKRLADGPKAVGDLARDLPVSRPAVSQHLGVLKRAGLVSDRAAGTRRLYHVNPSGLEALRSELDVFWGRALTAYQTLAEEEGQHP from the coding sequence ATGCCGACCGACACTGTCGATCCGTGGGCCGCGCTGGCCGACGGCACCCGACGAACGATCTTCAAACGCCTGGCCGACGGCCCTAAGGCGGTGGGCGACCTCGCCCGTGACCTACCGGTGAGTCGGCCCGCCGTCTCCCAACACCTCGGCGTCCTGAAACGCGCGGGTCTCGTCTCAGACCGCGCCGCCGGCACTCGGCGGCTTTACCACGTGAACCCGAGCGGCCTCGAAGCTTTGCGATCCGAGCTAGATGTGTTCTGGGGCAGGGCATTAACGGCATACCAGACCCTGGCCGAAGAAGAAGGGCAGCATCCATGA
- a CDS encoding SRPBCC family protein, with translation MIEPVRHTLVVNLGIERAFALFVERFDAIKPREHNLLAVPIARTIFEQHVGGHIYDVGVDGSECRWSRVLAYEPPDRLVFSWDIGPTWQLEPDPAKTSEVEVRFTAESDARTRVALEHRHLERHGDGWRSVADGIGGERGWQLYLSRFSELAVAR, from the coding sequence ATGATCGAACCGGTCCGGCACACGCTCGTCGTCAACCTCGGCATCGAGCGGGCTTTCGCGCTCTTCGTCGAACGCTTCGACGCGATCAAACCGCGCGAACACAACCTGCTCGCAGTCCCGATCGCCCGCACCATCTTCGAGCAGCATGTGGGCGGCCACATTTACGACGTCGGTGTCGACGGCAGCGAGTGCAGGTGGTCGCGTGTGCTCGCCTATGAGCCACCGGACCGGCTGGTCTTCTCCTGGGACATCGGACCGACCTGGCAGTTGGAACCCGACCCGGCCAAGACCAGCGAGGTGGAGGTGCGGTTCACCGCCGAGTCCGACGCCCGAACACGGGTCGCTCTGGAGCACCGGCATCTCGAGCGCCACGGTGACGGCTGGCGGTCCGTCGCCGACGGGATTGGCGGCGAACGCGGGTGGCAGCTATACCTCTCCCGCTTCTCCGAACTGGCGGTCGCGCGGTGA
- a CDS encoding maleylpyruvate isomerase family mycothiol-dependent enzyme codes for MTLAYEERVDLADFLATLTPQEWQAPSLCARWTVKDVVAHVVSYEELSAFGLAKRFAKGRVVRANEVGVREFAPLSPYELVNFLREHLHPRGLTAAFGGMIGLVDGTVHHQDIRRALGRSRAVPAERLERVLPLVPGNPRLGAGRRIRGLRVAANDIDWQHGDGPEVTGPAEALLMAMTGRPDAVAQLSGAGVATLAGRITVRS; via the coding sequence ATGACCCTGGCCTACGAGGAGCGCGTCGACCTCGCCGACTTTCTCGCGACGCTGACCCCGCAGGAGTGGCAAGCGCCGAGCCTCTGCGCGAGATGGACCGTGAAAGACGTTGTCGCACATGTAGTCAGCTACGAGGAATTGTCGGCGTTTGGGCTGGCTAAGCGTTTCGCGAAAGGGCGGGTCGTGCGCGCCAACGAGGTGGGTGTACGCGAGTTCGCGCCGTTGTCCCCCTACGAGTTGGTGAACTTCTTGCGCGAGCATCTACATCCGCGGGGCCTGACGGCCGCGTTCGGCGGCATGATCGGTTTGGTCGATGGCACGGTCCATCATCAGGACATCCGGCGGGCGCTCGGCCGTTCGCGAGCCGTGCCCGCGGAGCGCCTGGAGCGGGTACTACCGCTGGTGCCGGGTAACCCCCGCCTTGGTGCCGGCCGTCGAATCAGGGGACTTCGCGTGGCGGCCAACGACATCGACTGGCAGCACGGCGACGGCCCGGAAGTCACCGGGCCGGCCGAGGCGTTGCTGATGGCGATGACGGGCCGGCCCGATGCGGTTGCCCAATTGTCCGGCGCCGGCGTCGCGACGCTTGCGGGACGCATCACTGTTCGCTCGTAG
- a CDS encoding ArsI/CadI family heavy metal resistance metalloenzyme, translated as MFRAQLALNVDDLDEAITFYSKLFNTTPAKVKPGYANFAVTEPPLKLVLIENPGRGGSLNHLGIEVESSDTVHREIARLSGEGMFTDEEIGTTCCFATQDKVWVTGPAGERWEVYTVLADADTFGTEPPTADADGCRCRGTGEAGGTQ; from the coding sequence GTGTTCCGAGCTCAACTCGCGCTCAACGTCGACGACCTTGACGAAGCAATCACGTTCTACTCCAAGCTGTTCAACACGACACCGGCCAAAGTGAAACCCGGCTACGCCAACTTCGCCGTCACCGAACCGCCCCTCAAGTTGGTACTCATCGAAAACCCCGGCCGCGGCGGCAGTCTCAACCACTTGGGCATCGAGGTCGAGTCCAGCGACACCGTCCACCGGGAGATCGCCCGCCTATCCGGAGAGGGCATGTTCACCGACGAAGAGATCGGCACCACCTGCTGCTTCGCCACCCAGGACAAGGTGTGGGTCACCGGCCCCGCAGGGGAACGATGGGAGGTCTACACGGTGCTGGCCGACGCCGACACCTTCGGCACCGAACCCCCTACCGCCGACGCCGACGGCTGCCGCTGCCGCGGAACCGGCGAAGCAGGAGGCACACAGTGA
- a CDS encoding Rv2640c family ArsR-like transcriptional regulator, with protein MPKTLPEVDVTAPVCCSPVAAGPVDDDAALEIALRLKALADPVRVKLMSLLFGSSAGEECSCDLARAVELSESTVSHHLSQLRRAGFVVSERRGMNVYHRAHSESLVALCSVLDPNCCR; from the coding sequence GTGCCCAAGACACTGCCCGAAGTCGACGTCACCGCCCCGGTGTGCTGCTCACCGGTGGCAGCTGGTCCCGTCGATGATGACGCAGCGTTGGAAATCGCGTTGCGCCTCAAGGCTTTAGCTGATCCGGTCCGCGTCAAGCTGATGTCGCTCCTGTTCGGCAGCAGCGCGGGCGAGGAGTGCAGTTGCGACCTCGCGAGGGCGGTCGAGCTCAGCGAATCAACGGTCAGCCATCACCTGTCGCAGTTGCGCCGTGCGGGGTTTGTCGTGTCAGAACGGCGCGGTATGAACGTCTATCACCGCGCCCATAGTGAATCGCTGGTCGCGCTGTGTTCGGTGCTTGATCCGAATTGCTGCCGCTGA
- the sepX gene encoding divisome protein SepX/GlpR has product MPSIPQSLLWISLVVLWLFVLVPMLVSKRDAVRRTSDVALATRVLNNSTAARLIRRGKPAAGHRSDPDWQPAPDEAEYDDDLDDDEDEADDSPPSRVMATVAAPLPVEEADPDSAALPVANADDQPGDDADTDVNLAVEYDDEGEAFDDENTYEYIDDTSGIPIADDTPMVASPSFDRRHRFDVDKAAAVSARKYAARKRVLLLMAATLVASATTAFLLTTAAWGFFGVIATATVVYLGYLRKQTRIEEQVRRRRTQRMARSQLGVENTYDREYDVVPSRLRRPGSVVLEIDDEDPIFEHLDYAPYAREYTWDRDLPRAVGQ; this is encoded by the coding sequence ATGCCAAGCATCCCGCAATCGTTGCTGTGGATCTCACTCGTAGTGCTCTGGCTCTTCGTGCTGGTCCCCATGCTGGTCAGCAAGCGCGACGCGGTGCGACGCACCAGCGATGTCGCGCTGGCGACCCGCGTGCTCAACAACAGCACCGCTGCCCGGCTCATCCGGCGCGGCAAGCCGGCCGCCGGACACCGCAGCGACCCCGACTGGCAGCCCGCACCGGACGAGGCCGAATACGACGACGACCTGGACGACGACGAGGATGAGGCCGACGACTCTCCGCCGTCGCGCGTCATGGCCACCGTCGCCGCCCCGCTTCCGGTCGAGGAGGCCGACCCCGACTCGGCGGCGCTCCCGGTCGCGAACGCCGACGACCAACCTGGCGACGACGCCGACACCGATGTGAACCTCGCCGTCGAGTACGACGACGAGGGCGAGGCCTTCGACGACGAGAACACCTACGAGTACATCGACGACACCTCCGGCATCCCGATCGCCGACGACACCCCGATGGTCGCGTCCCCATCCTTCGACCGGCGGCACCGCTTCGACGTCGACAAGGCCGCCGCCGTCAGCGCCCGTAAATACGCGGCCCGCAAGCGGGTGCTGCTGCTGATGGCCGCGACGCTGGTGGCCTCGGCGACGACGGCCTTCCTGTTGACCACGGCCGCGTGGGGCTTCTTCGGCGTGATCGCCACGGCGACCGTGGTGTACCTGGGTTACTTGCGCAAGCAGACCCGCATCGAGGAGCAGGTGCGCCGGCGCCGGACGCAGCGGATGGCCCGCTCGCAACTCGGCGTGGAGAACACCTACGACCGCGAGTACGACGTGGTCCCGTCGCGGCTGCGTCGGCCCGGATCGGTCGTCCTGGAGATCGACGACGAAGACCCGATCTTCGAACACCTCGACTACGCGCCGTACGCGCGGGAGTACACCTGGGACCGCGACCTGCCCCGGGCGGTCGGGCAGTAG